Within Topomyia yanbarensis strain Yona2022 chromosome 2, ASM3024719v1, whole genome shotgun sequence, the genomic segment tcataaagaaattaaggtgggttactggttattacctgaaatggttgacaaaactagtaaaactcaataatttttaaagtaatatgatgttgtttggGCAACCAAGAAGAAGATTTATGAGCTGCAGGacgtctccatatgggtattttcaaaaacatgaataaaacaacTGCGCAAAAATGTGCAAGATGACGCCCATATATCttaaactacactaaattttgagtcagattcatgataagtgacccatgggagaccattTCAAAATTTGGAAGACGTAttaagataaattactgatacgACATCGAATTTCTCAATTGCTTTTTCTTGATACAGAACAAAAGCAAATTATTTCTGCGCAAAAAACTTGAGTCTATAGTTTAGaatattcattcttctttccaaagAATTTAAACTACTCCAATCGGCCTTGTAGTTCTTGAGATGTCGCCATTTGAAGTTCGAAGGTACAAacaattctaatgaattgaattgaatagaaatcctcgacatcacttgcttcaacgacatgttaaaaattcatttttcatccgattatcgtaaaattttgagataattttattcatacaaggagaaaaattaaataaatattcgCAATAGAATAACAAGACAtttatttttggggttttgtcactcgtcgtgctgTGCGTCGGGTTTTCGGCGAGTGTGTGCCAGATTAATTTTCCTTTCTCAATTTGCTTCTAGCATAACTTTTTAATACTGCACGCCTCGGGATGAAATTTTTCCCACCGAAACACATGTCATTTCAAAACATATCGGTTCCAAAACGTTACAAATCCGGTTCGTGTCCAGATTCTAGGTTAGAATATAGATACTGTAAATTAGAAGACTAAGAGATCTTGTTTAATTGTTGAGGTTTTTCGAACAGTCTGCTGTCGAGATTAACCCACACGATTTCCAAACGATGTCGATTTGAATCTCACAAAGCCGGCCGCGGGAGTGCTGCCTAAATCGCGAACCAACCTGATCTGCATATGCGTCTGAAAGATTACAATAGAGCAAACCAAAGTGTAATTAACTGATAAAATTATGCTTAAGCTTTCATTAACTTTGAGAGGACAAattgttttgtaagttttcttAATAAAACGATGGAAAACCAGTGTCAAatgcttttgaatatatttgaagcggTATACCACTTGTTCGCTGATTAAAAGAGAATGCGACATGTTTGTTACCCTGAATTTCAAGTAAATTTATAAGCGATTTTAAAACCATGAAGAAATCTACAAAAACCGGAAATTATTCGCTGTACTAGCTCTTAAAATATGGTAAGATTCAAGCGCGGTGTGTTTTACTAAGTATTTGCTTTGATCTCTATTGCACCATATAATTTTGATCAGAGGACGTTTTTCGGATGTTTGCCGTTGTAGTAGTAGACAAACAATATCTGGCAGTTGCTTATGGAAGCATGACTTTATTTCAACTGGTAATAATAACATTCGtgaattataaatatttttgtgctGGCTTTAGTTGCAGGTTTACTAAGTTCGCTTGGCGAGCTTGCATTTCAATAAAACATCAGATCTGTGCAGTTCAGATCTTCCTTTTAATGCGAGATTCGTTGTGTGTATATTGTGCTCTAAGGCTGCTGCGGTGATTAAGTGGCTGTGCCACGTAACGATCCCGTGTCTACTGGCTAACATAGATTTCATACTCGGCAAAAGCTAACTCCTGTCCGCCGTAAGGAATGTAGCAAACGCCATGCGACTGTTGTACTTTACCAATTGTCATGGTACCCTCATGCGGTACACGGCCAATGAACAGTGGTTCACCATCTTCTGTTTCACCAGCAGGAATTGCATTCGGAGGAATATCACCACCGGAAATAGGCACGAAAGTGCCACTACCATCGCAAAGAACTTCGTACTCTGTTTTGGCATTTTCAGCTCCACCCCAGGCAACATAACACGTTCCATGTGAAGCCACAACCTTTCCGGGAATGATGGCACCCTCATGCTGGGCGCGGCCAATGAACAAATCTTCACCATCCGATCCACCAACCACTGCGTTTGGTGGGATTTCTCCGTTAGCTGTTGGAACCCAACACGCTGCTCCACCGGACACTAGTGCAGCCGGGGCCGATGGAGCTGGATCATTCTGTTCGATGATCCATGATCCGGAAGCTCCCCAGCCAGTGCACACGCCCACAAAATTGATCGGGAAATGGTCCGTGTTTTCATAGGACAAGAAAGCTGCCGCTGCTCCCTCCATACCGACAGTAATGACCTGTAACCATATTTTTGAGTCAGCGATTACCGATAAAGTACACTTTCACTTACATCATCCAGCCACTTGACCCAAAATCCTCGGAACTCGCCGGCATTCAAGATATCAGGAGTTTCAACCTCGCACACATCCGGTTTGGTGCGATTCTTTCGGATGACGGATTTCGTGTTCTTCCATCCACCGATGAACACCTCCAGCATTGGGTCGGATTCTTTCGGTCCGCTCGTCAAAGCCAGATGGGCATCGTTGGGTGCTCGAACTTTGAAGTTCACCACACCGTTGGTAGCTGGGTAAAATTTGTACTCCAACTTATCCTCGGTGTCTAGCTCTGGAAGAGAGAGAAGGATAGATATTGGTAAATAACGCAGTGTGATTCATTATCTAACGTGGTCCGAAAAATCGATCGAAGGAAGCAGCAGATTTATGATCTTGCTTTTTTGTTAACTCGTTAAGCCGAGCAGAtcttaaaagtttaaaaaatatagAGAAAATTAAATCGAATTAAATTCTATTTCGTGTAGGAGTTATAATAACTAGGTATATCATCATAGTCTACATTCTTATGTCGGTCTACTGATTTAGTAATTACGTCTAAACTGCAGAGCATGAAACTTAGTACTGGAACTGTGAGACACTAATTGTCATTTGTTCTTGAAATGATTCACGCCATCAGGAAAAAACAAATCTCTAACGGCCATTCTATATAACATACTTCGTCAGTTAAATGCAGTGACTCATGATGCTAGCAGCATCACGTTGCGCTTATCTCTCAAGTCGTACGGGCGTGGCAGCATCATCGACATTTTAAAAACCAATAAATTTTGCATCATGTGGTTCTGGTTTGTCGCAGCATTAGGAATTCTAATGAGTCCTAAAGCATTCAACCGTCAGACAGTTAGATCCATCATGAACAACAGCAATAGGTACGGCACAAACGTCATAGCCATATTTACTTACCCTCAAGTCTGATGGCCTTGACTACCTCACTATTATAACGGCCGGTATCAAGACCAGCGCTACTGGTGGGACATACTACTACATCGGGCTGACTCTTCTGGTCTGTCAATTCTGATGTGGTTGTTTCAGTTGGGTTAGCCACAGAACAAGGTATCACATTCGGTTGTTTCTTTTCCTTAAGCCTACGACACCTGTGGGTGGTGGGTGCTTGAATGTTTTCGTGTGGTGTGAATCTTATGTTGGGATGCTAAATATAACGAACAATTGCACAGGATATTGAGGACATGAGGTGTATTGAAATAGCATGCAGGGGAGATTCATGGTTGATCAAAATTGTTATACCATATCAACTTGTATTCGGAACTTTCAGGTCGAAAATATATTCTCCATATAATGCACGGCTCAGGTCACCGCATCGGTACACATTTTATTTTTAGACAGAAACGCAAGACGATGACGATGACTGTTCGGTAACTAACTACCTAGAACAAGCATTTGACATTGAAAAGCAAGCAGGAGCTAGTAGGGTAGGAAGTATGGACAGTTATAGTACAGTGGGAAGTTGCTTTTGAATCTAGATCGTGCTACTTTTTATGTATAAATGTCGTTTGTCGATACGAAATGTGAATAGTGTTACTATGTATTAATTTTGATTCTTCAAAAAAGTGCTATGATACAATACCCATCATAGACTTCGAATTTAGTAATATTGAATCTAAAAAACTGTTCGTCACTGTTGGACGTGTAAATGCACCAGTACCGAATAGCTGCAGGTGTTTCTGGCGACAATATATTTATGGAAACCTCGAACGGCACATTGCTAACGAAATGAGGCTATTCGAATGCTTGACTACCAGGGCTGAGATTATTCGCTTGCCCATACGTGACGGTACTGGAACTGAAAATGTTGTACTTCGTCGCTGTTGTTTCAATTGACACACAAATCCAACACATTTGCACTATCTGTACAATATGCAGGTAGTCAAATGGTCCGCATGACCAGTAGATTCGCCTGATGTCGTAATATGAGTCATCTACATAAGTGTAGGTGTTTTGAGTTAATGTTAATCATCGTGATCACTCACTACGGCGTTTAAGAAATGTTTACAAAAGCACACGTAATACTTTCGCCGGTTTtttacaaaatgtaaaacatagGCTATTAGGACATATGATCCATTATGCATCCTCATTCGTCGTGATACCCCACATTTTAGTTAATTGCACGGTTTGCAAACAATTGATTGCGCTCAAATAGGTCTTtacttggttttaaaaaagttggaTAACATAATCGgcataaaaaatctaaaatttgagCCAATGTGGAGATACTACTAAAACTAATGGGTTCGAATGGATAGGATGAATAGTGTCTGAGATAAATTAGAGTACAGTAACCCTATGGGAGACTCCAATTCCAGTCGCTtaaaaataatgttgaaattcAGAGATTCACCTTAATgttaaaggttttttttattatctgCAAATTGCCCATTCTTCATTCAGACATATTCGTGTTCGTGTAACAATTGCTAGAAAAAACAAGTAAACACGTTGGTATGTTGATTGTTTCAATTAGTTGATCGACGTGAAAAGATTTACATCTGGCGATACTGTGAAGAGCTCGTCGGAATACTATCTCTCTCTCTTGGACCACGTAAAATAGCATAATGCAGTATTGTACAAACAGAGTGAGGGGTCCACGAAATTTCGTTATTTTTCAAGTAGAATATTTGTAACGTTTCAAACCGTTCCGCTTTAAAAATTTCTGCTGGGATATTTTCCCCCATTTTTGAATGCGAATAAtttccgttgtactgaacgaaatcgagatatttttttctttatctgACCGGAAATACGTTCACGTGTACAATAGAAAGTTCGATTTCGCCAATgactataaaaataaataaaaaatggattttcggaaaatctttcgaaaactacgaagaaaatgcaaaatttaCAAGCCTATTCTAAGCAGAGTCGTCAAAAGGGAGCATCTAAGCGTTTACTCACATACGGGAAGGTTATTTATATAGGTCCCACGTGTTCGTTTATTATCAGTCGATGCTCACATATCAAACGAGCAATACATTAACTGCATTGTCCGGACAGTTAAATAAGCGATAGGCGCTTTGCATTTTCGGCAATGTTGGCATTTGCAggcactcgcacctaagtgactctaTCAAATACAAATAGTTTACAAATGGAGGTGTCGCGTGTCCGTTTCAATAATTCTTCGCTCGAATGCCAAACGAGCGATATCATGGCTATATCGTCCACAAGGTACAATCGTTCGTGTACGTGCAAAGTTTCAAGTCGCACAGCGTGATGAAGAGCGCACGATAAACTTTGCACAGCAAGGAACCGGGTGCAAGTTTTGCACGGATTAATTATGTGCCACCACTGCGGAAAATCCATAGCGTCTACTATGGATTTTCCGCAGTGCTGGTATTAACTCGCACACCGTTAAACCGTGTAAAAGCTGCACCCGTTTTCTTGCTGTGTACACAGTTTATCGTGTGCTCTTCATCGCGCTGTGCGAATCAAAACTTCGTATGTACACGAACGAGTTTGCAATGCGGATGGGAATTTGGATTAAGTTTAAAACTGCAGGATGCGACGACCGCGGTTTGTGAGTTGCGTTgggataaattaatttatttttctgctT encodes:
- the LOC131681390 gene encoding uncharacterized protein LOC131681390, translated to MANNIELDTEDKLEYKFYPATNGVVNFKVRAPNDAHLALTSGPKESDPMLEVFIGGWKNTKSVIRKNRTKPDVCEVETPDILNAGEFRGFWVKWLDDVITVGMEGAAAAFLSYENTDHFPINFVGVCTGWGASGSWIIEQNDPAPSAPAALVSGGAACWVPTANGEIPPNAVVGGSDGEDLFIGRAQHEGAIIPGKVVASHGTCYVAWGGAENAKTEYEVLCDGSGTFVPISGGDIPPNAIPAGETEDGEPLFIGRVPHEGTMTIGKVQQSHGVCYIPYGGQELAFAEYEIYVSQ